The bacterium DNA segment TACTGACCGTCGGGTCCGCGCAACCAGAACTCCACGCGGGCGCGCGGGATCGGCGCGCAGTCGATCCCGCAGCGGACGATCCCGGTCAACATGAACCCACTGCCGACCGACGACCGCACAGGGGCGTTCGGCCTGTAGGCCGGGTCGCCGGCGTCCGAGGGTGTGAGCGCGCACTTGGCCGGTGTCGACGGCGCCGCCGCGCCCGTCGGGGCCGCGCCGAGCACGCCGAGCGCGAGCATCGCGAGGGCGGTGGTGGCGACCGAGGCTGCGATCGGCGCGCGCCGTCGTGTTGGGCCTGGTGCTGTCACTAACATTCCCTCCCGGAGGATACGTGCGTGGACCCGGCTGCACGCTCCCGCTTCCCGATAACCCCGAGGCGCTCCTGCCCGAAAAGTCGCGGTGCCGGCCCGAAGGACGCGGCCCCGAGCTTCGCAGAAGAGTTCAGCGAACCAAGGCAAGGGTGTTTCGAGAGGAGGTCGCGATGCGACGCGGGTTTGCAGTGTTTGCGGGCGTGGCGCCCGAGATCATCCGCGAGACCGCACGAGAGGCCGAAGGGCTCGGGTACGATTCCTTCTGGGTTAACCATCCGGGGCCGACGGACGGACTCGCGTCGCTCGGAGTCGCCGCCCGGGAGACCACGCGCGTGGATCTTGGGGTCGGCGTGATCCCGCTGCAGCGGCGCGGGCCGGACAGCATCGAACACGGCGTGCGGGACAACGCGTTGCCGCCCGGTCGGCTCCTCCTGGGGGTCGGCAGCGCGAACCCGGGGGCGCTGAGCCGCCTGCGCGAGGGCATCGCGACGTTGCGATCCTCGCTTGCGGCGCGGCTCATCGCCGCGGCCCTCGGTCCCCAGATGTGCCGCCTCGCCGGAGAGGTCGCCGACGGGGTGCTTCTCAACTGGCTGACGCCCGAGCACGCGCGTCGATCGGCCGAATGG contains these protein-coding regions:
- a CDS encoding LLM class flavin-dependent oxidoreductase, which codes for MRRGFAVFAGVAPEIIRETAREAEGLGYDSFWVNHPGPTDGLASLGVAARETTRVDLGVGVIPLQRRGPDSIEHGVRDNALPPGRLLLGVGSANPGALSRLREGIATLRSSLAARLIAAALGPQMCRLAGEVADGVLLNWLTPEHARRSAEWVRAGAAAANRQPPALFAYVRVALGAAARERLMVEARNYAAYPAYAAHFARMGVTPEQTAIAVQSADALPSALSTWYGAVDEVVVRAITGKDTVDEHVALLRATKP
- a CDS encoding intradiol ring-cleavage dioxygenase, which encodes MTAPGPTRRRAPIAASVATTALAMLALGVLGAAPTGAAAPSTPAKCALTPSDAGDPAYRPNAPVRSSVGSGFMLTGIVRCGIDCAPIPRARVEFWLRGPDGQYDDAHRGTVIADAGGRYRIQSNFPGGTEFRPHIHLRIEVAGFRPLVTVCFPQGGSQAGAMDLVLEPEL